The proteins below come from a single Candidatus Methylomirabilota bacterium genomic window:
- the larC gene encoding nickel pincer cofactor biosynthesis protein LarC: MKIVYFDCPSGAAGDMIMAALVDAGAPLDALRAELAKLRLEGWRLVAREVTKGAFRATKVDVEVDRRAHHEHRSLADILRILDASALAPAIREKAARIFTRLADAEARAHGTTREAVHFHDVGAVDAIVDVTGGVVALHLLGAEAVHVSALPLGGGLADGPHGKIPVPGPGTAELLRGFPVVDTGVRAELVTPTGAAILTTLAASAGRMPAMTVLAVGYGAGTMDLPGTPNVLRCFVGETAEAGGDETVLQVETTIDDMSPQLYEPLVERLFEAGALDVFLTPVVMKRGRPGVVVTALAPHDRLDAVSRALFEESPTIGVRWSEWRRTRLEREMVTLPTAYGAIPFKVSRLGGRVVTVTPEFVEVLRIAREKSLPVREVLDQARADGRRLFQP, from the coding sequence ATGAAGATCGTCTACTTCGATTGTCCGAGCGGGGCGGCGGGGGACATGATCATGGCCGCGCTGGTGGACGCGGGGGCGCCGCTCGACGCGCTGCGTGCCGAGCTCGCGAAGCTCCGGCTCGAGGGCTGGCGGCTCGTCGCCCGCGAGGTGACGAAGGGCGCCTTCCGCGCCACGAAGGTCGACGTCGAGGTGGACCGGCGCGCCCACCACGAGCACCGCTCCCTCGCCGACATCCTCCGGATCCTCGACGCGAGCGCGCTGGCGCCGGCGATCAGGGAGAAGGCCGCGCGCATCTTCACCCGTCTCGCCGACGCGGAGGCGCGCGCCCACGGCACGACGCGCGAGGCCGTCCACTTCCACGACGTCGGCGCCGTGGACGCTATCGTTGACGTGACGGGCGGCGTCGTCGCGCTCCATCTCCTCGGCGCCGAGGCCGTCCACGTGTCGGCGCTCCCGCTCGGGGGAGGTCTCGCCGACGGCCCGCACGGCAAGATCCCCGTGCCCGGCCCGGGCACGGCCGAGCTGCTGCGCGGCTTCCCCGTGGTGGACACGGGGGTGCGGGCCGAGCTCGTGACGCCGACGGGCGCCGCGATCCTGACGACGCTCGCCGCCTCCGCGGGCCGGATGCCGGCGATGACGGTGCTGGCGGTCGGCTACGGCGCGGGCACGATGGACCTGCCGGGGACGCCGAACGTCCTGCGCTGCTTCGTGGGCGAGACGGCGGAGGCCGGCGGCGACGAGACGGTCCTCCAGGTCGAGACGACGATCGACGACATGTCGCCCCAGCTCTACGAGCCCCTCGTCGAGCGGCTCTTCGAGGCGGGTGCGCTCGACGTGTTCCTGACGCCCGTGGTCATGAAGCGCGGGCGCCCCGGCGTCGTCGTCACCGCGCTCGCCCCCCACGACAGGCTCGACGCGGTCTCGCGCGCGCTCTTCGAGGAGTCGCCGACCATCGGCGTCCGCTGGTCGGAGTGGCGCCGCACCCGGCTCGAGCGCGAGATGGTGACGCTCCCGACCGCCTACGGGGCGATCCCGTTCAAGGTCTCGCGCCTCGGCGGGCGCGTCGTGACCGTCACGCCGGAGTTCGTCGAGGTTCTCCGGATCGCGCGCGAGAAGTCGCTGCCGGTGCGCGAGGTGCTCGACCAGGCGCGCGCCGACGGGCGCCGGCTCTTCCAGCCCTAG
- a CDS encoding Rid family detoxifying hydrolase, which yields MRKQVVHTDKVPPARVPLSQAIKVGDWVFASGQLGNDPRTGRLAAGGIGPETRQVCENLKAVLEAAGSSLDRVVKVTIYMADLGELMAMNEVFGRYFSEDPPARTTFQCTGLIAGARVEIEAIATV from the coding sequence ATGCGCAAGCAGGTCGTCCACACCGACAAGGTCCCGCCGGCGCGCGTGCCTCTCTCCCAGGCCATCAAGGTCGGCGACTGGGTCTTCGCCTCGGGCCAGCTCGGCAACGATCCGCGGACGGGGCGGCTGGCCGCGGGCGGCATCGGGCCCGAGACCCGGCAGGTCTGCGAGAACCTCAAGGCCGTCCTGGAGGCCGCCGGGTCGTCGCTGGACCGGGTGGTGAAGGTGACGATCTACATGGCGGACCTCGGCGAGCTCATGGCGATGAACGAGGTCTTCGGCCGGTACTTCTCCGAGGACCCGCCGGCCCGCACCACCTTTCAGTGCACGGGCCTGATCGCCGGTGCCAGGGTCGAGATCGAGGCCATCGCGACGGTCTGA
- a CDS encoding (2Fe-2S)-binding protein, whose translation MTINGQKQSHEVEPRLLLVHYIREVVGLTGTHVGCDTSQCGACVINLNGQAVKSCTVFTVQADGAKITTIEGMAKNGELHPIQQGFWEKHGLQCGFCTPGMIMTAAEILERYPRPTEEQIRHQLEGNLCRCTGYHNIVKAIQWAAEHMPAKK comes from the coding sequence ATGACCATCAACGGCCAGAAGCAGAGCCACGAAGTCGAGCCGCGCCTCCTGCTCGTCCACTACATCCGCGAGGTGGTGGGGCTCACGGGGACGCACGTCGGCTGCGACACGAGCCAGTGCGGGGCGTGTGTGATCAACCTGAACGGCCAGGCGGTGAAGTCGTGCACGGTGTTCACGGTGCAAGCCGACGGCGCCAAGATCACGACGATCGAGGGGATGGCGAAGAACGGCGAGCTCCACCCCATCCAGCAGGGCTTCTGGGAGAAGCACGGCCTCCAGTGCGGCTTCTGCACGCCGGGCATGATCATGACGGCAGCCGAGATCCTGGAGCGCTACCCGCGGCCGACCGAGGAGCAGATCCGGCACCAGCTCGAGGGCAACCTCTGCCGGTGCACCGGCTACCACAACATCGTGAAGGCGATCCAGTGGGCGGCCGAGCACATGCCGGCGAAGAAGTAG
- a CDS encoding xanthine dehydrogenase family protein molybdopterin-binding subunit — translation MATVTDGRLFGKSIKRREDPRFITGRGTYVDDVKLPGMTYAAFVRSPHAHAKIKAIDSARATKVPGVLAVYTGQDVRVGGLPCGWMLPGIKVPTRPALAQGKTRYVGEPVAIVIGETAYAAKDGAEAVKVTYEALPGVSDGKKAHQKGAPQLFDEIPSNECFYWTIGDKAATEAAFKSAATVVSQPLLNQRLIPNAMEPRACLASYSTATDELTLWVTSQNPHVHRLLMAAFVLTIPETKMRVIAPDVGGGFGSKIFVYNEEVVVSWAARALKRPLKWTAERRESFLNDAHGRDHVTEAEMAFDRDGKVTGLRVKTHANLGAYLSTFAPLIPSFLYGPLLSGVYKIPAIFCEVWGMLTNTAPVDAYRGAGRPEATYLLERLMDRAARQLKLDPVELRRKNFIPAFTDGTPYQTPVAFAYDSGNYEPALRRALELVGYEQTRKEQAAGRRSGKYIGIGVSTYIEACGPAPSAVAGSLGAGAGLWESGQVRVDPTGTVTVFTGSHSHGQGHETTFAQIVADELGIPMEQVEVVHGDTGRIPFGMGTYGSRSACVGGSAIVKCLDKIKEKGRKIAAHLLEAGEQDLVFQGGAWSVKGSPDKKKAWGEVALMAYLAHNIPQGMEPGLEATSFYDPVNFTFPFGTHIAVVEVDPETGAVKILKYVAVDDVGRVINPMIVDGMVHGGIAQGIGQALWEHGVYADDGQLVTATMMDYAMPKADALPSYVTDRTVTPSPINPLGVKGAGETGTIASTPAIANAVMDAIEPFGVRHLDMPLTPGKIWKAVAAAKKK, via the coding sequence ATGGCGACGGTCACCGACGGCCGGCTCTTTGGGAAGTCCATCAAGCGGCGTGAGGACCCGCGCTTCATCACCGGACGCGGGACGTACGTGGACGACGTGAAGCTGCCGGGCATGACCTACGCGGCCTTCGTCCGGAGCCCGCACGCCCACGCGAAGATCAAGGCGATCGACTCCGCGCGGGCGACGAAGGTCCCGGGCGTCCTCGCGGTCTACACGGGTCAGGACGTCAGGGTCGGCGGGCTCCCGTGCGGCTGGATGCTGCCAGGCATCAAGGTGCCGACGCGTCCCGCGCTCGCCCAGGGCAAGACGCGCTACGTCGGCGAGCCCGTCGCGATCGTGATCGGCGAGACGGCGTACGCGGCGAAGGACGGCGCCGAGGCGGTGAAGGTCACGTACGAGGCCCTCCCGGGCGTGAGCGACGGCAAGAAGGCCCACCAGAAAGGCGCCCCGCAGCTCTTCGACGAGATCCCGTCCAACGAGTGCTTCTACTGGACGATCGGCGACAAGGCGGCGACCGAGGCCGCCTTCAAGTCGGCCGCGACCGTCGTCTCCCAGCCGCTCCTCAACCAGCGGCTCATCCCGAACGCGATGGAGCCCCGCGCCTGCCTCGCCTCCTACTCGACGGCGACCGACGAGCTCACGCTCTGGGTGACCTCCCAGAACCCGCACGTCCACCGCCTGCTGATGGCGGCGTTCGTCCTCACGATCCCCGAGACGAAGATGCGGGTGATCGCGCCGGACGTGGGCGGCGGCTTCGGCTCGAAGATCTTCGTCTACAACGAGGAGGTCGTGGTGTCGTGGGCCGCGCGGGCGCTCAAGCGGCCGCTGAAGTGGACCGCCGAGCGCCGCGAGAGCTTCCTCAACGACGCGCACGGCCGTGACCACGTGACCGAGGCCGAGATGGCGTTCGACCGCGACGGGAAGGTCACGGGGCTCCGCGTGAAGACCCACGCGAACCTCGGCGCCTACCTCTCGACGTTCGCGCCGCTGATCCCGTCGTTCCTCTACGGGCCGCTCCTCTCCGGCGTCTACAAGATCCCCGCGATCTTCTGCGAGGTCTGGGGGATGCTCACGAACACGGCGCCCGTGGACGCCTACCGGGGCGCGGGCCGGCCGGAGGCGACCTATCTGCTCGAGCGCCTGATGGACCGCGCGGCGCGGCAGCTGAAGCTCGACCCCGTCGAGCTCCGGCGGAAGAACTTCATCCCGGCGTTCACGGACGGCACGCCCTACCAGACGCCGGTCGCGTTCGCGTACGACAGCGGCAACTACGAGCCGGCGCTCCGCCGGGCGCTCGAGCTCGTCGGCTACGAGCAGACGCGCAAGGAGCAGGCCGCGGGCCGCCGGAGCGGCAAGTACATCGGCATCGGCGTCAGCACGTACATCGAGGCGTGCGGTCCGGCGCCCTCGGCGGTCGCGGGCTCGCTCGGCGCCGGCGCAGGCCTGTGGGAGTCCGGCCAGGTGCGGGTGGATCCGACGGGCACCGTCACCGTCTTCACGGGCTCGCACTCGCACGGGCAGGGCCACGAGACGACGTTCGCCCAGATCGTCGCCGACGAGCTCGGCATCCCGATGGAGCAGGTCGAGGTCGTCCACGGCGACACGGGCCGGATCCCGTTCGGGATGGGCACCTACGGGAGCCGGTCGGCGTGCGTCGGCGGCAGCGCCATCGTCAAGTGCCTCGACAAGATCAAGGAGAAGGGGCGCAAGATCGCCGCGCACCTCCTCGAGGCCGGGGAGCAGGACCTCGTCTTCCAGGGCGGCGCCTGGTCGGTGAAGGGCTCACCCGACAAGAAGAAGGCCTGGGGCGAGGTGGCGCTGATGGCTTACCTCGCGCACAACATCCCGCAGGGCATGGAGCCCGGGCTCGAGGCGACGAGCTTCTACGACCCGGTGAACTTCACGTTCCCGTTCGGCACCCACATCGCCGTCGTCGAGGTCGATCCGGAGACGGGCGCCGTGAAGATCTTGAAGTACGTCGCGGTGGACGACGTGGGCCGGGTCATCAACCCGATGATCGTGGACGGCATGGTGCATGGCGGCATCGCCCAGGGCATCGGCCAGGCGCTCTGGGAGCACGGCGTGTACGCGGACGACGGGCAGCTCGTGACGGCCACGATGATGGACTACGCGATGCCCAAGGCCGATGCGCTCCCGAGCTACGTGACCGATCGCACGGTGACGCCGAGCCCGATCAACCCGCTCGGCGTCAAGGGCGCGGGCGAGACGGGCACGATCGCCTCGACGCCCGCGATCGCGAACGCGGTCATGGACGCGATCGAGCCCTTCGGGGTCAGGCACCTCGACATGCCGCTCACGCCGGGCAAGATCTGGAAGGCCGTCGCGGCCGCCAAGAAGAAGTAG
- a CDS encoding xanthine dehydrogenase family protein subunit M yields MYPATFQYHSPKNVKEALGLLGKHKDEAKVLAGGHSLIPMMKLRLAQPKHLVDLRRVPGLSGIKADGKALAIGAMTTHWAIESSSTVKSKLPVLAEVAALIGDPAVRNKGTIGGSLAHADPAADWPAAILALGAEMVCEGPKGKRKVAADQWFLGLMATALKDRELLVQVRVPLLAPGSGAAYLKFPHPASRFAVVGVCAAVTLDKQGVCTKASVAVTGAGTKAVRAKGVEAGLVGKKLDAAAIEAAAQKAAEGVDVQADLQGSVEYKAHLCRVFAKRALTEAVKRARG; encoded by the coding sequence ATGTATCCCGCCACGTTCCAGTACCACTCGCCGAAGAACGTCAAGGAAGCGCTCGGGCTCCTCGGCAAGCACAAGGACGAGGCCAAGGTCCTCGCGGGCGGCCACAGCCTCATCCCGATGATGAAGCTCCGCCTCGCCCAGCCCAAGCATCTCGTCGATCTGCGCCGGGTTCCGGGGCTCTCGGGCATCAAGGCCGACGGCAAGGCCCTCGCGATCGGCGCCATGACGACCCACTGGGCCATCGAGTCGTCGTCCACCGTCAAGTCGAAGCTCCCCGTTCTCGCCGAGGTCGCGGCGCTCATCGGCGACCCGGCCGTGCGTAACAAGGGGACCATCGGCGGCTCGCTCGCCCACGCCGACCCCGCGGCCGACTGGCCCGCGGCCATCCTCGCGCTCGGCGCGGAGATGGTCTGCGAGGGCCCGAAGGGCAAGCGGAAGGTCGCCGCGGACCAGTGGTTCCTCGGCCTCATGGCGACGGCGCTCAAGGACCGGGAGCTGCTCGTCCAGGTGCGCGTCCCGCTGCTCGCTCCGGGCTCGGGCGCCGCCTACTTGAAGTTCCCGCACCCGGCGTCGCGCTTCGCCGTGGTCGGCGTCTGCGCCGCGGTCACCCTCGACAAGCAGGGCGTCTGCACCAAGGCCAGCGTCGCCGTCACCGGCGCCGGCACCAAGGCCGTGCGGGCCAAGGGCGTCGAGGCGGGGCTCGTCGGCAAGAAGCTCGACGCGGCGGCGATCGAGGCCGCGGCGCAGAAGGCCGCGGAGGGCGTGGACGTGCAGGCCGACCTCCAGGGCTCGGTCGAGTACAAGGCGCACCTCTGCCGTGTCTTCGCGAAGCGCGCGCTCACGGAAGCGGTCAAGCGGGCGCGCGGCTAA
- a CDS encoding vanadium-dependent haloperoxidase, whose amino-acid sequence MKTLLSVLTITLSIVPAVAAGDVVTEWNEITLATAAAARISGTGASRITATVHAAVFDAANSVEGRYASYKIKVAAAPGASAEAAAVAAAYTVLTRLIPDQKPGLDAAYARSLGRIAGGAGKDQGLAIGQKVATELVALRANDGASAPNVYRPITVPSVYTMTTLPIATHWGGVTPWVLQRGSQFRPGPPPALTSAEWARDVNEVKDLGGRTSQLRTAEQTDIARFWVVVGPASWDPVVRQLAAAPGRSLLENARLFALAEMAAADAYIAVFDAKYAFNLWRPITAIRNGDAHGNAAVTRIPDWEPLVDTPLHPEYPCAHCITSAAIAAVLEAEFGAGPAREITMTSPTAPGVVRRWTTFNAYTDEVSEARIYGGIHYRTSATVGQAMGRLIGAFAAQQYLKPAR is encoded by the coding sequence ATGAAGACGCTCCTGTCAGTGCTCACGATCACGCTGTCGATCGTTCCCGCGGTGGCCGCAGGCGACGTCGTTACGGAGTGGAACGAGATCACGCTCGCCACCGCCGCCGCGGCGCGGATCTCGGGGACGGGGGCGAGCCGTATCACGGCGACGGTCCACGCGGCGGTCTTCGACGCCGCGAATTCCGTCGAGGGCCGCTACGCCTCGTACAAGATCAAGGTCGCGGCCGCTCCCGGCGCCTCGGCTGAAGCCGCCGCCGTGGCCGCGGCCTACACGGTTCTGACGCGACTGATCCCCGACCAGAAACCCGGTCTCGATGCGGCCTATGCGAGGTCGCTGGGGCGCATCGCCGGCGGCGCCGGCAAGGACCAGGGCCTCGCGATCGGCCAGAAGGTGGCGACCGAGCTCGTCGCCCTGCGAGCCAACGACGGCGCCAGCGCGCCGAACGTCTATCGGCCGATCACGGTCCCGAGCGTCTATACCATGACGACGCTCCCGATCGCGACGCACTGGGGCGGCGTGACGCCCTGGGTGCTCCAGCGCGGCTCGCAGTTCCGCCCGGGACCGCCGCCCGCCCTGACGAGCGCCGAATGGGCGCGTGACGTCAACGAGGTCAAGGATCTCGGAGGAAGGACGAGTCAGCTCCGGACGGCGGAGCAGACGGACATCGCGCGCTTCTGGGTGGTCGTCGGCCCGGCGAGCTGGGACCCGGTCGTGCGGCAGCTCGCGGCGGCGCCCGGACGGAGCCTGCTGGAGAACGCGCGCCTGTTCGCGCTCGCCGAGATGGCGGCCGCCGACGCGTACATCGCTGTCTTCGACGCCAAATACGCGTTCAACCTCTGGCGTCCGATCACGGCGATACGCAACGGCGACGCGCACGGCAACGCCGCCGTCACCCGGATACCGGACTGGGAACCTCTCGTGGACACCCCGCTGCATCCCGAGTATCCGTGCGCGCACTGCATCACGTCCGCCGCGATCGCGGCCGTCCTCGAAGCGGAGTTCGGCGCCGGACCCGCTCGCGAGATCACGATGACGAGTCCGACCGCGCCCGGTGTCGTGCGCCGGTGGACCACCTTCAACGCGTACACCGACGAGGTGTCGGAAGCCAGGATCTACGGCGGCATCCATTACCGCACCTCGGCCACGGTCGGTCAGGCGATGGGCCGACTGATCGGCGCGTTCGCCGCCCAGCAGTACCTGAAGCCCGCGCGGTGA
- a CDS encoding nucleotidyltransferase family protein → MIAAVVLAAGLARRMGRQKLLLQLQGKPVVRWAVERVAPHAGEVVVVTGQDDVAIREALAGLAVRFAVNPTPQAGQGSSIAVGVAALPPWTRAALIALGDQPRLPDAVVPALLAAFARSGRPIVAPVYRGTQGTPVLFASEVFAELRALTGDAGARAVVNAQPERVERVSFDLAMPPDVDTPEDFTRLHVQ, encoded by the coding sequence GTGATCGCGGCGGTCGTCCTCGCGGCGGGGCTCGCGCGGCGGATGGGGCGCCAGAAGCTCCTCCTTCAGCTCCAGGGCAAGCCCGTCGTGCGCTGGGCGGTCGAGCGCGTCGCGCCGCACGCGGGCGAGGTCGTCGTGGTCACGGGCCAGGACGACGTCGCGATCCGCGAGGCGCTCGCGGGGCTCGCGGTCCGCTTCGCCGTCAATCCGACTCCGCAGGCCGGGCAGGGAAGCTCGATCGCCGTGGGCGTCGCGGCGCTCCCGCCGTGGACACGCGCCGCGCTGATCGCCCTCGGCGACCAGCCGCGGCTGCCCGACGCTGTCGTGCCGGCACTCCTCGCCGCGTTCGCGCGCTCGGGCCGGCCGATCGTCGCGCCGGTCTATCGCGGGACGCAGGGCACGCCGGTCCTCTTCGCGTCGGAGGTCTTCGCGGAGCTCAGGGCGCTCACCGGCGACGCGGGGGCCCGCGCCGTCGTGAACGCGCAGCCCGAGCGCGTCGAGCGCGTGTCCTTCGATCTCGCGATGCCGCCCGACGTGGACACGCCCGAGGACTTCACGAGGCTTCATGTACAATGA